A genomic region of Catalinimonas niigatensis contains the following coding sequences:
- a CDS encoding DUF3500 domain-containing protein: MKKLAYSGIVLLLSLILLQNFTSKMQEGKLLQTAQTFLNTLEQVQIERATFSLADEERYNWNYTPVARQGLPIKDMTKIQQEAAFALMRASLSEKGYKKAQQVRELEAILRGVEGREVGDAYRDPDNFYFTIFGKPAHDEAWGWRFEGHHISLNFSSVSDKIVSVTPTFFGSNPAKVPSGPKKGWRILEPEEDLGRALVKSLSQDQQQTALIAKEAYPDIVTTNEKIAKINKKEGLLYNQMNKQQQEQLMQLIEVYYNVHQPEIVQEAILSMEKAGLENIHFAWAGSYDVGEKHYYRIHGPTFVIEYDNTQNDANHIHTVIRDLEKDFGEDILSQHYEEAHK; the protein is encoded by the coding sequence ATGAAAAAGCTCGCCTACTCTGGCATTGTCCTATTGTTAAGCCTGATCTTGCTTCAGAATTTCACTTCTAAAATGCAGGAAGGTAAGCTTCTACAAACTGCCCAAACTTTTCTTAATACACTTGAACAAGTACAAATAGAAAGGGCTACTTTTTCTTTGGCTGATGAGGAACGCTATAATTGGAACTATACACCCGTGGCAAGGCAGGGGCTTCCCATCAAAGACATGACAAAAATACAACAGGAAGCGGCCTTTGCCCTGATGCGAGCCTCCCTCAGCGAAAAAGGATATAAAAAAGCACAACAGGTTAGAGAACTGGAAGCCATATTGAGAGGTGTTGAAGGGCGTGAAGTGGGTGATGCCTATCGCGATCCTGATAACTTTTATTTTACCATTTTTGGCAAGCCTGCCCATGATGAGGCTTGGGGATGGCGTTTTGAAGGGCATCATATTTCACTCAATTTTTCATCTGTGAGTGATAAAATCGTTTCTGTTACACCTACCTTTTTTGGATCAAATCCTGCCAAAGTACCTTCCGGTCCGAAGAAAGGATGGCGCATTTTGGAGCCGGAAGAAGATTTAGGCAGAGCGCTGGTAAAATCACTCAGTCAGGACCAACAACAAACTGCTTTAATCGCCAAAGAAGCTTATCCTGATATTGTGACTACCAATGAGAAAATAGCGAAAATAAATAAAAAAGAAGGTTTGTTATATAATCAGATGAACAAACAACAGCAGGAGCAATTGATGCAACTGATAGAAGTATATTATAATGTACATCAGCCTGAAATTGTACAGGAGGCTATATTAAGCATGGAAAAAGCAGGCTTGGAAAACATTCACTTTGCCTGGGCAGGTAGCTATGACGTAGGCGAAAAGCATTATTACCGTATCCACGGCCCTACTTTTGTCATAGAATATGATAATACACAAAATGATGCCAATCATATTCACACCGTCATCCGGGATCTGGAAAAAGACTTTGGAGAAGATATACTCAGTCAGCATTATGAGGAAGCACATAAATAA
- a CDS encoding patatin-like phospholipase family protein, whose protein sequence is MKNRNKIKEYFFDLKDISKRLWFVYFMIAIGGLALTLPSQARDLFQSFIFNFGKLNIYIFGFTSALFIWSVIIWSVSRSVLLLIPPPGHTYDQKKFFERNRFRNRPYLYWAKILPPLLSTMPYLITSLGFFYARLNGQEWETFLFIAIYLTLATLSYIIIHQLEKKRVKKCNLMRLQAFFYTHWLRKFKNLAPVYRRIYLMGVGFSALLLLLFMPGISREVSVFFGAPTIVIMGLTTATLALATLTYLDYRTRFPLLAITLFLSMFFSIFNNNHVIRTLPDTLIQQRPELTDYIEKWIREKSDNLAPRDSLPLIVVAAEGGGIRSLNWTAGVLKHLSDSLPEFYSHVLAISAVSGGSVGAAFYHTFQSDFSEAGEAQRDEEFLSLIEADYLSNVTAALMYPELVQVLLPFPVPFLDRARYLEEAWAHKYSTTTGSHSLDSAYLKFWQDNKLFTPRLFINSALTETGQKVIVSSVKLDSIFFPDVIDFHQETGKDVSMKVAVSVSARFPYVSPAATIRNREGKKSGNLVDGGYYENTGMGTAIQLLNAVTSVMDEMRKEGFSRPVKLMMIFIQNNDYSTNDPKNPNFLIDLIAPPKALLNTWGRQSVSVDETTKMLSKKLRYPIEYTKFELARKSERGEVILPLGWYISDTARQVFRRQIRNISRPFADSLGTDNYASYQTVKDFLPD, encoded by the coding sequence ATGAAGAATAGAAATAAGATAAAAGAGTACTTTTTTGACCTGAAAGACATTTCAAAACGCTTATGGTTTGTTTACTTCATGATCGCCATCGGTGGACTTGCCCTTACCCTTCCCAGCCAGGCCAGAGACCTTTTTCAGTCTTTTATTTTTAACTTTGGTAAGCTCAATATTTACATCTTTGGGTTTACTTCTGCTCTCTTCATCTGGTCGGTCATCATTTGGTCAGTGAGCAGGAGTGTATTACTCCTTATCCCCCCACCCGGGCATACTTACGACCAAAAAAAATTTTTTGAAAGGAACAGATTTAGAAACAGGCCTTACCTGTATTGGGCCAAAATCTTACCTCCTCTGCTCAGCACCATGCCTTACCTGATTACCAGTCTGGGTTTTTTTTATGCCCGCTTGAACGGACAGGAATGGGAAACATTTTTATTCATAGCAATCTACCTTACGCTTGCAACCCTGAGCTATATCATCATTCACCAATTGGAAAAGAAAAGGGTAAAAAAGTGCAATCTCATGCGCCTGCAAGCCTTTTTTTATACCCACTGGCTAAGAAAGTTCAAAAACCTGGCTCCGGTATACAGAAGAATATACCTAATGGGTGTGGGCTTCTCAGCTCTATTGCTCCTTCTGTTTATGCCGGGCATCAGCCGTGAAGTTTCTGTTTTTTTTGGTGCCCCCACTATCGTCATCATGGGACTAACCACAGCTACTCTGGCACTGGCTACTTTGACCTATCTGGATTATCGCACCCGTTTTCCCCTGTTGGCGATTACTCTCTTTTTAAGTATGTTCTTTAGCATCTTCAATAACAACCATGTGATCCGTACCCTACCCGATACTTTGATACAGCAAAGGCCTGAGCTTACCGACTACATTGAAAAATGGATCAGGGAAAAATCAGACAATCTGGCTCCCCGGGATAGCCTTCCCCTGATCGTAGTGGCAGCAGAAGGAGGGGGAATACGTTCGCTGAACTGGACAGCCGGTGTGCTCAAACATTTAAGTGATTCTCTGCCAGAATTTTATTCCCATGTGCTGGCCATTAGTGCAGTATCCGGTGGGTCCGTAGGCGCAGCTTTCTACCATACTTTTCAATCGGATTTTTCTGAGGCGGGAGAAGCACAAAGGGATGAAGAATTTCTGAGTCTGATTGAAGCAGACTACTTATCCAATGTAACCGCCGCCCTGATGTACCCGGAACTGGTGCAGGTACTTCTTCCTTTTCCTGTGCCCTTTCTTGACCGGGCCAGGTACCTTGAAGAAGCCTGGGCACATAAATACAGTACCACCACCGGTAGCCACAGCCTGGATTCTGCCTACCTGAAATTTTGGCAGGACAATAAGCTTTTCACGCCTCGCCTGTTCATCAATTCAGCCCTTACCGAAACCGGGCAGAAGGTTATCGTAAGTAGTGTTAAATTAGATTCAATTTTCTTTCCTGATGTTATAGATTTTCATCAGGAAACCGGCAAAGATGTTTCTATGAAAGTAGCCGTTTCCGTAAGTGCCCGCTTTCCCTATGTCTCACCCGCCGCTACCATCAGAAACAGAGAGGGCAAAAAATCAGGAAACCTGGTAGATGGAGGCTACTACGAAAACACTGGCATGGGTACTGCTATCCAATTGCTGAATGCTGTGACCAGCGTTATGGATGAAATGCGGAAAGAAGGTTTTTCAAGGCCGGTAAAGCTGATGATGATCTTTATTCAGAACAATGACTATTCGACCAACGACCCAAAAAATCCGAATTTTTTGATTGACCTTATCGCACCTCCTAAAGCCCTGCTCAACACTTGGGGACGCCAGAGTGTATCCGTAGATGAAACCACTAAGATGCTCAGCAAAAAACTGCGTTATCCCATTGAATATACCAAGTTTGAGCTTGCCAGGAAATCCGAACGGGGTGAGGTGATCCTGCCTTTGGGATGGTATATCTCTGACACTGCCCGTCAGGTGTTCAGAAGGCAAATACGGAACATCTCCCGCCCCTTCGCTGACTCCTTAGGCACCGATAATTATGCTTCTTACCAAACTGTCAAAGATTTTCTGCCTGACTGA
- a CDS encoding AGE family epimerase/isomerase, with translation MNAQQIQQFLQEAEQHLTQELLPFWLDRSKDDQHGGFITHFDKDGKDTGTDEKSLIAQTRCVYTFSSAHRAGYGDGKCLEYARHGVDFLINHMWDREYGGFYWLLDREANVKIDEKILYGHSFAIYSLCEYTMASGDAIGLEYASKTFDLIQKYCADTMYGGYFEMFSRDWELKGPGAAGGDRKTLDVHMHLMEAFTSLYECSQLSVHRRKLLEVINIMLKRILHPKFQTGIPQFYPNWEVAPQIKFDIVWGWDRFTEEGAKKQADDNTSYGHNVEFAWLFTHALKILKTNTEEFAHVLKASYDHAVQYGIDEEHGGVYVEGSPAGAVYDREKEFWQNAEMLIGMLQAYLTFGNKKYLEVYENIHRFVFDKMIHHPVGEWWPLLTREGKPIWTHMSHSWKVNYHTVRAMVQSIERLKLVQDKLN, from the coding sequence ATGAATGCACAGCAAATTCAACAATTTCTGCAAGAGGCAGAACAGCATCTTACACAAGAACTACTTCCTTTCTGGCTGGATCGTAGCAAAGATGACCAACACGGAGGCTTTATCACCCATTTTGACAAAGACGGAAAGGATACGGGGACTGATGAGAAATCACTGATTGCTCAAACGCGTTGTGTCTATACCTTTTCTTCGGCTCACCGTGCTGGCTATGGGGATGGTAAATGCCTGGAATACGCCCGTCATGGCGTAGATTTTTTGATTAACCATATGTGGGACCGGGAATACGGTGGATTCTACTGGTTGCTGGATCGCGAAGCAAATGTTAAAATTGATGAGAAAATACTATACGGACATAGCTTTGCTATTTACAGCCTCTGCGAGTATACCATGGCTTCGGGTGATGCGATAGGACTGGAATATGCCAGCAAAACTTTTGATCTGATCCAGAAATATTGCGCAGATACAATGTATGGAGGCTATTTTGAAATGTTTAGCCGGGACTGGGAACTGAAAGGTCCGGGAGCAGCAGGAGGCGATCGCAAGACTCTGGATGTACATATGCACCTGATGGAAGCATTTACCAGTCTGTACGAATGCAGCCAGCTTTCCGTTCATCGTCGCAAGTTGCTGGAAGTCATAAATATTATGTTGAAGCGTATTTTGCACCCTAAGTTTCAGACTGGGATTCCTCAGTTTTATCCTAACTGGGAAGTGGCTCCTCAAATTAAGTTTGATATTGTATGGGGTTGGGACCGCTTTACAGAAGAGGGTGCAAAAAAGCAGGCAGATGACAATACCAGTTACGGGCACAATGTAGAATTTGCCTGGCTCTTTACCCATGCTTTGAAAATCCTGAAAACGAATACGGAAGAATTTGCACACGTACTGAAAGCTTCTTATGATCATGCCGTGCAGTACGGTATAGATGAAGAACACGGTGGAGTGTATGTAGAAGGCTCGCCTGCTGGTGCAGTATATGATCGTGAGAAAGAATTCTGGCAGAATGCAGAGATGCTGATTGGGATGCTACAGGCTTACCTTACTTTTGGTAACAAAAAATACCTGGAAGTGTATGAAAATATCCACCGCTTTGTATTTGATAAAATGATCCATCATCCGGTAGGCGAATGGTGGCCCTTATTGACGCGTGAGGGAAAACCTATATGGACACATATGAGCCACTCCTGGAAGGTGAATTATCATACGGTAAGGGCGATGGTACAATCTATTGAGCGCTTAAAACTTGTGCAGGATAAACTAAATTAA
- the der gene encoding ribosome biogenesis GTPase Der, with the protein MSNIVAIVGRPNVGKSTLFNRLIEERKAIMDDVSGVTRDRHYGYGQWNGLHYTVIDTGGYVANSDDIFEEAIRTQVQLALTEATVILFMVDCETGITDLDESFAQVLRGTKKPIYIVANKADNHERSFMASEFYAIGLGEVFPVSSVSGSGTGDLLDAVVSHFPADDEENPEAGIPRLAILGRPNVGKSSFLNVLLGEERSIVTDIAGTTRDALHSRYNLYGKDFILIDTAGLRKKAKISDNVEFYSTIRSIQALEDSDICIVMLDAERGMEAQDMNIVQLADKHRKGILILVNKWDLIEKDTHTALAYKKNIEERLGEFNYIPIIFTSVVNKQRVFQAVEKATEIYENRQRRISTSKLNEILGKDIEHYPPPSVKGKHIKIKYITQLPTHTPSFAFFCNHPKHIKMAYRRYLENKIRSHFNFEGVPLNIFFRQK; encoded by the coding sequence GTGTCAAATATAGTAGCGATCGTAGGGAGGCCTAATGTGGGCAAGTCTACGCTTTTCAATCGCCTGATTGAGGAGCGCAAGGCCATTATGGATGATGTAAGTGGCGTGACCCGCGACCGGCATTATGGCTATGGGCAGTGGAACGGACTGCACTATACGGTCATTGACACTGGTGGGTACGTAGCCAACTCTGACGATATTTTTGAGGAAGCCATTCGTACGCAGGTTCAACTGGCCCTTACTGAGGCTACGGTAATTCTTTTTATGGTAGATTGCGAAACCGGCATTACTGACCTGGATGAGAGTTTTGCCCAGGTATTGCGAGGGACCAAAAAACCTATCTACATCGTAGCGAATAAAGCAGATAACCATGAGCGTTCTTTCATGGCTTCTGAATTTTATGCCATAGGCTTGGGTGAAGTTTTTCCGGTGTCTTCCGTAAGTGGCTCCGGCACCGGTGACCTGCTGGATGCAGTAGTATCTCATTTTCCTGCCGACGATGAAGAAAATCCTGAAGCAGGAATTCCCCGACTAGCCATTCTGGGTCGTCCTAATGTTGGCAAATCATCATTTTTGAATGTACTGTTGGGCGAAGAGCGCAGCATCGTTACGGATATTGCTGGTACGACCCGTGATGCACTACACTCCCGCTATAATCTGTACGGTAAAGATTTTATCCTGATTGACACTGCCGGACTCCGAAAGAAAGCCAAGATTTCTGATAATGTAGAGTTTTATTCTACCATCCGGAGCATACAGGCACTGGAAGACAGCGATATCTGTATTGTCATGCTGGATGCTGAACGGGGGATGGAAGCACAGGACATGAACATTGTGCAACTGGCCGATAAACACAGGAAAGGTATTCTCATCCTGGTCAACAAATGGGATCTGATAGAAAAAGATACTCATACAGCTTTAGCTTACAAAAAGAACATTGAGGAACGTCTGGGTGAATTTAACTATATCCCCATTATTTTTACTTCTGTAGTCAACAAGCAGCGGGTATTTCAGGCTGTAGAAAAAGCCACGGAGATTTACGAAAACCGGCAGCGCCGTATCAGTACTTCCAAACTCAATGAGATTTTGGGCAAAGACATAGAACATTATCCGCCCCCTTCGGTAAAGGGCAAGCATATCAAGATCAAGTACATTACACAGTTGCCTACCCATACCCCTTCTTTTGCCTTTTTCTGCAACCATCCCAAGCATATAAAAATGGCTTACAGGCGTTATCTGGAAAACAAAATACGTTCTCACTTTAACTTTGAAGGCGTACCCCTCAACATCTTCTTCCGGCAGAAGTAG
- a CDS encoding Kelch repeat-containing protein has translation MFKKLFYTGLALVLVFSCREDDEVVNTPPVAVDSTLTVDLSGYVQKGPFINGTAITISELDKKLVTTGKNFTTQIADNKGSFSLKGVKLKSNFVQLQADGFYFDEVKGEKSAAQLTLFALSDVEDVSSINANLLSHMERSRVIYLMQEKGQSFAEAKQQAQAEILAVFGIAKEEMQQSELLDISQDGDDNAILLAISAVLQANNTVAELSELVANIITDLREDGVLNSQSNKDKIREQGKMLNLPQIRLNLEKRYEELGVEASIPNFEQYIDSDGDGILNKDEDDNPDDFMFTLQKDVAVSIATTSNPVKISGLKEGGTANAVVRNGQIVLNGKVSTDTAVQVKNGDALQLQLTSSQAYADTVKATVSIGTVVKHFQVITDDYVPNTFSFTAQKDVAVDSLYTSNTLTVSGIPFATPLQIEGGRLIKNGKVVSSDTVSVKNGDQIAVQLLSSSAYASVSSATVAINGIIASFALTTDDYKPDTFSFTAIENAKVDSLYTSNIITISGLPFPAPVSVEGGMLIKNGNEPSADKIILVQNGDQLAVKLLSSSAFISSKTAILNINGIKASFKITTDDYAPDDFGFVPVVNVEPNSAIYSDTIVVTGLKYPTPIEIEGGSLFINGLEVPNTGYILKEGDQINIELLSSSFFYTTTSSMISIGSKYVEYKVTTYQNPWKKKDSFPGEANGYQIGFGIKDKVYIGLGRNDGSPITFSKEFFAYDSYTQKWIKLADFPASSRTNGISLTVSGMGYIGLGWAWFNSENVITYNDFWKYDPLQEIWTRAPDYPAGRWLNSYAFTVGSSAYVGGGHNNDGLNNQKMWAYTATSEVWEEKSFFTGSRGFAIDDKGYVFRAKDDTYELWEYTLESNTWQKRNSIFLWNPPLICTLNNTAYLFSPEDGVLQYDSDADLWKKVILPEDMPKLVFDAGGFTVAVANGKSIYILEGHEFWEFTPPQK, from the coding sequence ATGTTCAAAAAGCTATTCTATACTGGCCTTGCTTTAGTTTTAGTATTCAGTTGTCGTGAAGATGATGAGGTGGTAAATACACCGCCAGTAGCAGTAGATTCTACTTTGACCGTGGATTTGTCCGGTTATGTGCAGAAAGGTCCTTTTATCAATGGTACAGCCATCACCATATCTGAGTTGGACAAAAAGCTGGTCACTACCGGGAAGAACTTCACTACCCAAATTGCTGATAATAAAGGCTCCTTTAGCCTGAAAGGGGTCAAACTCAAATCTAACTTTGTACAGCTACAGGCCGATGGTTTCTACTTTGACGAAGTAAAAGGCGAAAAGTCAGCTGCCCAGCTTACGCTCTTTGCCCTTTCAGATGTAGAAGATGTGAGTAGCATCAATGCCAACCTGCTTTCTCATATGGAGAGAAGCAGAGTAATCTACCTTATGCAGGAAAAGGGACAAAGCTTTGCTGAGGCCAAACAACAGGCACAAGCTGAAATTCTGGCAGTCTTTGGCATTGCAAAAGAAGAGATGCAACAGTCAGAGTTGCTGGATATTTCTCAGGATGGCGACGACAATGCGATATTGCTGGCTATTTCTGCGGTACTGCAAGCCAACAATACAGTAGCTGAACTCTCTGAACTGGTGGCTAACATCATTACGGACTTAAGAGAAGATGGAGTGCTAAACAGTCAAAGCAATAAGGACAAAATCAGAGAACAGGGCAAGATGTTGAATTTGCCTCAGATCAGATTAAATCTGGAGAAGCGATATGAAGAATTAGGTGTTGAAGCAAGCATTCCCAACTTTGAGCAGTACATAGACAGTGACGGTGATGGCATATTGAACAAGGATGAGGATGATAATCCTGATGACTTTATGTTCACTTTACAGAAAGATGTAGCAGTCAGTATAGCTACCACTTCCAATCCAGTCAAGATCAGTGGCTTGAAAGAAGGAGGAACGGCAAATGCGGTAGTTCGCAATGGACAAATAGTGTTGAATGGAAAAGTGTCTACAGACACAGCAGTACAGGTGAAGAATGGAGATGCATTACAATTACAACTTACGTCTAGTCAAGCTTATGCAGATACAGTGAAAGCTACTGTAAGCATAGGTACAGTAGTAAAGCACTTTCAGGTGATTACAGATGATTATGTACCTAATACTTTCAGTTTTACTGCTCAAAAAGATGTAGCTGTGGATTCTCTTTATACTTCCAATACACTCACCGTCAGTGGTATTCCTTTCGCTACACCACTTCAAATTGAAGGGGGAAGACTTATCAAAAATGGAAAGGTAGTAAGCTCTGATACTGTCTCAGTAAAGAACGGAGATCAGATTGCAGTTCAGTTATTGTCCAGTAGTGCCTATGCCAGTGTGAGCTCAGCCACAGTGGCCATCAATGGTATAATCGCCAGCTTTGCACTGACGACTGACGATTACAAGCCAGACACTTTTAGTTTTACAGCTATTGAAAATGCCAAAGTAGATTCTCTTTACACCTCTAATATTATCACCATCAGTGGGCTTCCATTTCCAGCACCAGTATCTGTTGAAGGAGGCATGTTGATAAAGAATGGGAACGAGCCGTCTGCCGATAAAATTATACTGGTGCAGAATGGAGATCAGCTTGCTGTGAAACTGTTGTCCAGCAGTGCATTCATCAGTTCAAAGACAGCGATATTAAACATCAATGGCATAAAAGCTAGCTTTAAAATCACTACCGATGATTACGCACCAGATGATTTTGGTTTTGTACCTGTGGTAAATGTTGAACCCAATAGTGCAATTTATTCTGATACAATTGTAGTAACTGGACTGAAGTATCCTACACCCATTGAAATTGAAGGAGGCTCTCTTTTTATCAATGGTCTAGAGGTGCCAAATACAGGTTATATATTAAAAGAAGGAGACCAGATAAACATCGAGCTTCTAAGTAGTTCATTTTTCTATACTACCACTTCATCAATGATTAGCATCGGTTCAAAATATGTTGAATATAAAGTTACAACCTATCAAAATCCCTGGAAAAAGAAAGATAGTTTTCCCGGGGAGGCTAATGGCTATCAAATTGGTTTTGGAATAAAAGACAAAGTGTACATTGGTTTAGGACGAAATGATGGTTCTCCAATTACTTTCTCTAAAGAATTTTTTGCTTATGATTCATACACTCAGAAGTGGATTAAATTAGCTGACTTTCCCGCTAGTTCAAGAACAAATGGGATTTCTTTGACTGTATCTGGGATGGGGTATATAGGGCTTGGTTGGGCATGGTTCAACTCAGAAAATGTAATCACTTATAATGATTTTTGGAAATATGATCCTTTGCAAGAAATATGGACACGAGCTCCTGACTATCCTGCTGGAAGGTGGTTAAATTCCTATGCGTTTACGGTGGGTAGCTCGGCTTATGTAGGAGGAGGGCATAATAATGATGGTTTGAATAACCAAAAGATGTGGGCATACACTGCAACAAGTGAAGTATGGGAAGAAAAGAGCTTTTTTACTGGTAGTAGAGGATTCGCGATTGATGATAAAGGATATGTATTTCGTGCAAAAGACGATACATATGAACTTTGGGAGTATACATTAGAAAGTAACACTTGGCAAAAGCGTAATAGTATCTTTTTGTGGAATCCTCCTTTGATATGTACGCTCAATAATACAGCTTACCTTTTTTCGCCTGAAGATGGAGTACTACAATACGATTCTGATGCTGATCTTTGGAAAAAAGTTATTTTGCCTGAAGATATGCCTAAGTTGGTTTTTGACGCAGGCGGGTTTACAGTTGCTGTTGCAAATGGCAAAAGCATTTATATACTTGAAGGGCATGAATTCTGGGAATTCACCCCTCCTCAGAAATAG
- the era gene encoding GTPase Era, with translation MEAKRHQAGFASIVGKPNVGKSTLMNQLVGERLSIITSKAQTTRHRIMGILNGEDFQVVYSDTPGILKPEYELHQSMMRFVNVALEDADVILFVTDLYEKYQEEDHIKRLKESDVPVILVMNKIDLAKGSQAEDKMAYWQEILEPEESILISALEGLNITEVFDAILRRLPEHPPYFPKDELTDKPERFFAAEIIREKIFTNYKKEIPYSCEVVITEFKEDESIIRMRSEIFVERKSQRGILIGKGGEAIKKVGIEARADLEKFFDKQVYLEQFVKVSPDWRRKQLKLHNFGYQ, from the coding sequence ATGGAAGCCAAACGACATCAAGCCGGATTTGCAAGTATTGTAGGCAAACCCAATGTGGGCAAGTCAACACTGATGAACCAATTGGTGGGAGAAAGGCTCTCTATCATTACTTCCAAAGCACAGACGACCCGCCACCGGATCATGGGCATTCTCAACGGAGAGGATTTTCAGGTAGTGTATTCTGATACACCGGGTATCCTGAAGCCGGAATATGAGTTGCACCAATCCATGATGCGCTTTGTCAATGTAGCTCTGGAAGATGCGGATGTCATCCTGTTTGTGACTGACCTGTACGAAAAATACCAGGAGGAAGATCATATCAAAAGACTGAAAGAATCTGATGTGCCCGTAATTCTGGTCATGAACAAGATTGATCTTGCCAAAGGCTCACAAGCAGAAGATAAAATGGCCTACTGGCAGGAAATCCTGGAACCGGAAGAATCTATCCTGATTTCTGCATTGGAAGGCTTGAATATTACTGAGGTTTTTGATGCAATTTTACGCCGTCTTCCTGAGCATCCACCCTATTTTCCCAAAGATGAACTTACCGACAAGCCGGAACGTTTCTTTGCAGCCGAGATCATTCGGGAGAAAATCTTTACCAATTACAAAAAAGAAATTCCTTACAGCTGCGAAGTGGTGATTACGGAGTTTAAAGAAGACGAAAGTATTATTCGTATGCGTTCTGAGATCTTTGTAGAGCGTAAAAGCCAAAGGGGTATCCTGATTGGTAAAGGTGGGGAAGCCATCAAAAAAGTAGGCATAGAAGCCCGGGCTGATTTGGAAAAATTCTTTGACAAGCAGGTTTATCTGGAACAGTTTGTGAAAGTTTCTCCCGATTGGCGTAGAAAGCAGCTGAAACTTCATAATTTTGGCTATCAATAA
- a CDS encoding endonuclease III domain-containing protein yields MPEKDAFDIERAMVLLREEVKDLPKAALFDLYDQGYTSLFEQLIACMISVRTYDEVTVPTSLRLFQKARTPEEMLLLSVEEIDTAIQDSTFHEGKARQIRAIAETIVKEHGGQLPCDFDTLLSFKGIGPKCANLALGIACQQMRIGVDIHVHRVTNRWGYVQARTPEKTMLMLEEKLPEQYRVEINRLLVPFGKHICKGLSPLCSQCTLLFMCQQVGVTHHR; encoded by the coding sequence ATGCCTGAAAAAGATGCTTTTGATATTGAGCGCGCCATGGTCCTGCTGAGAGAGGAAGTGAAAGATCTTCCGAAAGCAGCTCTTTTTGATCTTTATGATCAGGGTTATACTTCTCTTTTTGAGCAGTTGATAGCCTGCATGATTTCCGTGCGTACTTACGACGAGGTAACGGTACCCACTTCTCTACGGCTCTTCCAAAAAGCACGGACGCCTGAAGAAATGCTACTTCTTTCTGTAGAAGAAATTGATACTGCCATACAGGATAGTACCTTCCATGAAGGCAAGGCCCGGCAAATCCGTGCAATTGCAGAGACAATAGTAAAAGAACATGGTGGCCAACTGCCTTGTGACTTTGATACTTTACTTTCTTTCAAGGGAATAGGCCCTAAATGCGCCAACCTGGCCCTGGGCATTGCCTGTCAACAAATGCGCATAGGTGTGGATATCCATGTGCACCGGGTGACTAACCGCTGGGGCTATGTGCAGGCTAGAACTCCGGAAAAGACCATGCTGATGCTGGAGGAAAAACTTCCCGAACAATATCGGGTAGAAATTAATCGCCTGCTGGTTCCTTTTGGAAAGCATATCTGTAAAGGTTTATCTCCGCTCTGTTCTCAATGTACGCTGCTTTTTATGTGCCAACAAGTGGGCGTCACCCATCATCGCTGA
- a CDS encoding Dabb family protein, with amino-acid sequence MKSYVITIGLLVLIACQPQEQDNQVDETIQSEVNPKVTPAMSEDQPPIQRIVAFKFKEDVSQEAIQQHMDYFAALKDSIPQILSYRAGQTFPADYEGTGDYDVLHYATFESEESIEEYFNHPAHQRFIAANKDIWANVIVLNSSVED; translated from the coding sequence ATGAAGAGCTATGTAATCACTATTGGACTGTTAGTATTGATAGCCTGCCAACCTCAGGAGCAGGATAATCAGGTAGATGAAACTATACAATCGGAAGTCAATCCAAAAGTTACTCCTGCGATGTCGGAAGACCAACCTCCTATCCAACGCATTGTAGCATTCAAATTCAAAGAAGATGTTTCTCAGGAAGCGATACAGCAGCATATGGATTATTTTGCCGCGTTAAAAGATAGTATTCCACAGATTCTATCCTATCGTGCTGGACAAACTTTTCCGGCTGATTATGAAGGAACCGGTGACTATGATGTACTGCATTACGCTACTTTTGAAAGCGAAGAATCGATAGAGGAATACTTTAACCATCCGGCACATCAGCGCTTTATAGCTGCCAACAAAGATATCTGGGCTAACGTGATTGTACTAAATTCTTCTGTGGAAGATTGA